The following are encoded in a window of Roseimaritima ulvae genomic DNA:
- a CDS encoding GntP family permease, which translates to MIWIQVGVAIAVVLVAVLWLRLHALLALLGAGLLVAAMTPQYDLQQFAQQQIEAEKWTPRAAEAFVASGPASRLASAFGSTAGNVGILIAMASIIGVCLLESGAAQTIIDRALAVVGPRRAPEALMCSSFLLGIPVFFDTVFYLMVPLARTLRRKLGGDYVLFILAILAGGSLAHSLIPPTPGPLQVADTLQIDVATLMLTGLAVCACSSVVSLAIARLINRLVTVPLRPLVETDGNAGQAENGDSAEDSPRPPLLWSLLPIVLPVLLIGIGTAYRMLVGKHPLVEFISDKNVALGISAVAALLLLSAMSRSDPDSRAKRNRAVQRALAGGGTIILITAAGGAFGAMLRQAGIATVIGQLVQGGSGVSVLVIAFLVTAAIRTIQGSATVAMITAAGLLQDLAAGDTLPFHPVYLALAIGAGSKPISWMTDSGFWVICKMSGMTEGEGLRTVTPMMTAMGVVALFFTILGATLFPM; encoded by the coding sequence GCGTTGTTAGGCGCCGGCTTGCTGGTCGCCGCGATGACCCCGCAATACGATTTACAACAGTTCGCCCAACAACAGATCGAAGCCGAAAAGTGGACGCCTCGCGCGGCGGAGGCTTTTGTCGCCAGTGGACCCGCCAGCCGGTTGGCGTCCGCGTTTGGTTCCACCGCTGGCAATGTCGGCATTTTGATTGCCATGGCCAGCATCATCGGCGTGTGCCTGCTGGAAAGCGGCGCCGCGCAAACGATCATCGACCGTGCGTTGGCGGTGGTCGGTCCGCGACGGGCGCCCGAAGCCCTGATGTGCAGCTCTTTCCTGCTGGGCATCCCGGTGTTCTTCGACACCGTGTTCTACCTGATGGTTCCGCTAGCCCGCACGCTGCGACGGAAACTGGGCGGGGACTATGTGTTGTTTATTCTGGCGATCCTGGCCGGCGGCTCATTGGCGCATTCGCTGATCCCGCCGACGCCGGGACCGCTGCAAGTCGCCGACACCCTACAGATCGACGTGGCTACCTTGATGCTGACGGGCCTAGCCGTCTGCGCCTGCAGCAGCGTGGTCTCGCTGGCAATCGCGCGGCTGATCAATCGGCTGGTGACCGTTCCGCTGCGGCCACTGGTGGAAACCGACGGCAACGCTGGCCAGGCCGAAAACGGGGATTCGGCCGAGGATTCGCCGCGACCGCCGCTGCTGTGGTCGCTGCTACCGATCGTGCTGCCGGTGCTGTTGATCGGGATCGGCACCGCCTACCGGATGCTGGTCGGCAAACATCCGCTGGTGGAATTTATCAGCGACAAAAATGTGGCTTTGGGAATTTCCGCCGTCGCGGCGCTGCTGCTACTGAGTGCGATGTCGCGGAGCGATCCTGATTCGCGAGCCAAACGCAATCGCGCGGTGCAGAGAGCATTGGCCGGTGGCGGCACCATTATTTTGATCACCGCCGCGGGTGGCGCTTTTGGGGCCATGCTACGGCAAGCCGGCATCGCCACGGTCATCGGCCAATTGGTGCAAGGCGGCTCGGGCGTCTCGGTGCTGGTGATCGCCTTTCTGGTCACCGCCGCGATCCGAACCATCCAGGGCTCGGCGACGGTCGCCATGATCACCGCGGCCGGGCTGCTGCAGGACTTGGCCGCCGGCGACACGCTGCCCTTCCATCCGGTCTACTTGGCATTGGCGATCGGGGCCGGCAGCAAACCGATCTCGTGGATGACCGACAGCGGCTTCTGGGTGATCTGCAAAATGAGCGGTATGACCGAAGGGGAAGGGTTGCGAACGGTCACGCCGATGATGACCGCCATGGGCGTGGTGGCCTTGTTTTTTACCATCCTCGGAGCGACTTTGTTTCCGATGTAA